From one Streptomyces sp. CA-210063 genomic stretch:
- a CDS encoding VOC family protein, translating to MFTAITHSQIYVLDQDAALDFYVGKLGLEVNTDVDLGFMRWLTVNVPGHPERQILLERPGAPALSEETAEQVRELLTKGAMGGQLFFSTDDCRKTYETLLGRGVEFTEEPTDRPYGIDCGLRDPFGNSIRFAQLKG from the coding sequence ATGTTCACCGCTATCACGCACTCGCAGATCTACGTCCTCGACCAGGACGCGGCCCTCGACTTCTACGTCGGCAAGCTCGGCCTGGAGGTCAACACCGATGTCGACCTGGGCTTCATGCGCTGGCTCACCGTCAACGTGCCCGGTCACCCGGAGCGCCAGATCCTGCTGGAGAGGCCGGGGGCCCCGGCACTGTCCGAGGAGACGGCGGAGCAGGTCCGCGAACTGCTGACGAAGGGGGCCATGGGCGGCCAGCTCTTCTTCAGCACGGACGACTGCCGCAAGACGTACGAGACGCTGCTGGGCCGTGGCGTCGAGTTCACCGAGGAGCCCACCGACCGCCCGTACGGCATCGACTGCGGCCTGCGCGACCCCTTCGGCAACAGCATCCGCTTCGCCCAACTGAAGGGCTGA
- a CDS encoding SGNH/GDSL hydrolase family protein produces MSSSGYLRYVALGDSHTEGLGDGDDVRGLRGWADRLAEQVARHNPGLLYANLAVRGRKAGQVRAEQLAPALAMRPDLATVVAGVNDALRPSCDLDEVAGHVEAMFAALTAQGATVATLMFPDVGRITPLARPIGHRVLALNARIREAADRHGVVVAETAAHAAATDPRLWSADRLHAGPLGHARIAAAVAQALGLPGSDDKWTLPLPAEGTDISVWRTVGAEVRWAGTFLGPWAGRRLRGRSSGDGRQAKRPALLPVAASAGDTSPSV; encoded by the coding sequence GTGTCGAGCAGTGGGTATCTGCGCTATGTCGCCCTGGGCGACAGTCACACCGAGGGGCTCGGGGACGGCGACGACGTCCGTGGTCTTCGGGGCTGGGCGGACCGGCTCGCCGAGCAGGTCGCCCGCCACAACCCCGGCCTGCTCTACGCCAACCTCGCGGTGCGCGGCCGTAAGGCCGGTCAGGTGCGCGCCGAGCAGCTCGCTCCGGCTCTCGCGATGCGGCCCGACCTCGCCACCGTGGTGGCTGGGGTCAACGATGCGTTGCGCCCGAGCTGCGACCTCGACGAGGTGGCCGGCCATGTTGAGGCGATGTTCGCCGCCCTCACCGCGCAGGGCGCCACCGTCGCGACCCTCATGTTTCCCGATGTCGGGCGTATCACGCCGTTGGCCCGCCCGATCGGTCACCGTGTTCTCGCGCTCAACGCGCGCATCCGGGAGGCCGCCGACCGCCACGGCGTGGTGGTGGCGGAGACGGCCGCGCACGCGGCGGCGACCGATCCGCGGTTGTGGAGTGCTGACCGGCTGCACGCCGGCCCGCTGGGACACGCGCGCATCGCGGCTGCCGTGGCCCAGGCGCTCGGTCTGCCGGGCAGCGACGACAAGTGGACCCTTCCCCTTCCGGCCGAGGGGACAGACATCTCTGTCTGGAGGACCGTGGGTGCCGAAGTGCGCTGGGCCGGCACCTTCCTCGGCCCTTGGGCCGGCCGCCGCCTGCGTGGCCGCTCCTCTGGGGACGGCCGCCAGGCCAAGCGGCCGGCGCTGCTTCCGGTGGCCGCGTCCGCTGGGGACACCTCCCCATCGGTGTGA
- a CDS encoding DUF4253 domain-containing protein → MPFPLPDGLPAGRFAARGPAHLWISDEFPDDLEELWPRLLSEHEATGLLPVLYRADAIGEPLDPGLVDAVRLEDVLAADFAEYRRRRLPFWTDATPEPVPEDVEPWPHDPGPPFEQWPGLAPAMPATPGDPQPREAATEAPARLADTDVDVFDCRLVLVPARRGSDALALLGWRSGAPLPLLCALLRSWEERFGAHLVAVYGGRLHVSVARPPGTAADADLLALEHVLSTADNIVDDPPTPFPEYAAGLVGRDHWSFWWD, encoded by the coding sequence ATGCCCTTTCCCCTGCCTGACGGTCTGCCCGCCGGCCGGTTCGCCGCCCGCGGACCGGCGCACCTGTGGATCTCGGACGAATTCCCCGACGACCTCGAAGAGTTGTGGCCCCGGCTGCTGAGCGAGCACGAGGCCACAGGCCTGCTGCCGGTCCTGTACCGGGCCGATGCCATCGGCGAGCCCCTGGACCCGGGCCTGGTCGACGCCGTCCGCCTGGAGGACGTGCTGGCGGCGGACTTCGCCGAATACCGGCGTCGGCGGCTCCCGTTCTGGACGGACGCGACGCCGGAGCCGGTGCCCGAGGACGTCGAGCCGTGGCCGCACGATCCGGGCCCGCCCTTCGAACAGTGGCCGGGACTGGCACCGGCGATGCCGGCCACGCCCGGCGACCCGCAGCCTCGGGAGGCGGCCACGGAAGCTCCGGCCCGGCTCGCCGACACGGATGTCGACGTGTTCGACTGCCGTCTCGTGCTCGTGCCCGCCCGTCGCGGCAGCGACGCCCTGGCATTGCTCGGCTGGCGCTCCGGCGCGCCCCTGCCGCTGCTCTGTGCCCTGCTGCGCAGCTGGGAGGAACGGTTCGGTGCGCACCTGGTGGCCGTGTACGGCGGCCGGCTGCACGTCTCCGTCGCCCGGCCACCGGGTACGGCGGCGGACGCGGACCTGCTCGCCCTGGAGCATGTGCTCTCCACCGCCGACAACATCGTCGACGACCCGCCGACCCCGTTCCCCGAGTACGCGGCCGGCCTCGTGGGACGGGACCACTGGTCGTTCTGGTGGGACTAG
- a CDS encoding aldehyde dehydrogenase family protein: MSERIPTAPAETRAAPVRTGLLIGGRTVETDDWTAVHNPAAPEQIVGHAAAATVEQARAAVAAADAAFPSWAAMPARRRAEIIGQALTLLDGSEADRAALMTRENGKISLESQIEMSVFVARTRAAIDLVDSLDQVRHLDGPPLTSRIHRLPVGVVTVIVPFNWPIAILGASLPYALLAGNTAVVKPPPTVPLAMVRTLELFAAGLPAGVLNVVTGSNEAVAPLLTDPRVRKIVFTGSTAVGKHIMAAAAQNLASVTLELGGNDPAIVLDDAVLDQEHIGRLVQGAFLTSGQVCMAVKRLYVHRSRYDELVDALATALDTQRVGPGTDPASTMGPLNSAAQRDRVTAMLTEAADAGAEIRELGTLAPNAASSGGHFLRPALVLDPDPGLRIVTEEQFGPALPILPFDDVDSVLDQVNNDWSGLCSSVWSADPARAAGLAERLRTGTTWINHANAVACDDRAPFGGFRQSGIGREMGPDGLLSFTEAHTITTHG; the protein is encoded by the coding sequence ATGTCCGAAAGAATCCCCACAGCACCGGCGGAGACCCGGGCGGCGCCGGTCCGGACGGGACTGCTCATCGGCGGCAGGACCGTCGAGACCGACGATTGGACAGCCGTCCACAACCCGGCGGCCCCTGAGCAGATCGTCGGTCACGCCGCCGCAGCCACCGTCGAGCAGGCCCGGGCGGCCGTAGCCGCCGCGGACGCGGCGTTCCCGAGCTGGGCGGCGATGCCCGCGCGCCGGCGAGCGGAGATCATCGGCCAGGCGCTCACCCTCCTCGACGGCAGTGAGGCCGACCGGGCAGCGCTGATGACCCGCGAGAACGGCAAGATCTCCCTCGAGAGCCAGATCGAGATGAGCGTCTTCGTCGCCCGCACCCGGGCGGCCATCGATCTGGTCGACTCCCTCGACCAGGTCAGGCACCTCGACGGCCCGCCGCTGACCTCGCGCATCCACCGGCTCCCCGTGGGCGTGGTCACTGTCATCGTCCCGTTCAACTGGCCGATCGCGATCCTCGGCGCGAGCCTGCCGTACGCGCTGCTTGCCGGGAACACGGCCGTGGTCAAGCCCCCGCCCACCGTGCCGCTGGCCATGGTGCGCACCCTGGAACTGTTCGCGGCGGGACTCCCCGCCGGCGTCCTGAACGTCGTGACCGGCAGCAACGAAGCGGTCGCCCCGCTGCTCACCGACCCCCGCGTCCGGAAGATCGTGTTCACCGGAAGCACGGCCGTCGGCAAGCACATCATGGCCGCCGCCGCGCAGAACCTCGCCTCGGTGACCCTCGAACTCGGCGGCAACGACCCCGCGATCGTCCTCGATGACGCCGTACTCGATCAGGAGCACATCGGACGGCTCGTCCAGGGCGCGTTCCTGACGAGCGGCCAGGTCTGCATGGCCGTCAAACGGCTGTACGTCCACCGCTCCCGCTACGACGAACTCGTCGACGCGCTCGCCACTGCCCTGGACACCCAACGCGTGGGTCCGGGAACCGACCCCGCCTCGACCATGGGCCCGCTCAACAGCGCCGCCCAGCGCGACAGGGTGACCGCCATGCTGACCGAGGCGGCCGACGCCGGAGCCGAGATCCGCGAACTGGGGACCCTGGCCCCCAACGCCGCCTCCTCAGGAGGACACTTCCTGCGTCCCGCCCTCGTCCTCGATCCCGACCCGGGCCTGAGAATCGTCACCGAGGAACAGTTCGGCCCCGCCCTGCCGATCCTGCCCTTCGACGACGTCGACTCCGTACTGGACCAGGTCAACAACGACTGGTCGGGACTGTGCTCCTCGGTCTGGAGCGCCGACCCCGCCCGCGCGGCGGGCCTCGCGGAACGGCTGCGCACCGGCACCACCTGGATCAATCACGCCAACGCCGTCGCATGCGACGACCGAGCCCCCTTCGGCGGCTTCCGCCAGAGCGGCATCGGACGCGAGATGGGCCCGGACGGCCTGCTCTCCTTCACCGAAGCGCACACCATCACGACGCACGGATAG
- a CDS encoding PadR family transcriptional regulator, with protein MALRNAVMAALLEGEASGYDLAKAFDATVANFWMSTPQQLYRELDRMEAEGLVTARVVEQKRRPNKRLFSLTEAGRKAVHAYTAEPLGKPAVIRDELLVKVQCLDAGDMEAVRTAITERMEWATAKLARYERLRQRLLDGRSEEAYFAEAERIGPYLTLLRGMSFERENLQWGDMALRRLEQRTATLRADG; from the coding sequence ATGGCTTTGCGGAACGCGGTGATGGCCGCACTGTTGGAGGGCGAGGCGTCCGGGTACGACCTCGCGAAGGCGTTCGACGCGACGGTCGCCAACTTCTGGATGTCGACGCCTCAGCAGCTCTACCGGGAGCTGGATCGCATGGAGGCCGAAGGACTCGTCACGGCCCGCGTCGTCGAGCAGAAGCGCCGCCCCAACAAGCGACTGTTCTCCTTGACGGAGGCCGGGCGGAAGGCCGTCCACGCCTACACCGCCGAGCCCTTGGGTAAACCGGCGGTGATCCGGGACGAGTTGCTTGTCAAGGTGCAGTGCCTGGACGCGGGCGACATGGAAGCGGTCCGGACCGCCATCACCGAGCGCATGGAGTGGGCCACCGCCAAGCTGGCCCGCTACGAGCGGCTCCGGCAGCGCCTGCTCGACGGGCGCTCCGAGGAGGCGTACTTCGCCGAGGCCGAGCGCATCGGCCCGTACCTCACCCTGCTGCGCGGGATGTCGTTCGAGCGGGAGAACCTCCAGTGGGGGGACATGGCGCTGCGCAGGCTCGAACAGCGCACGGCCACGCTCCGGGCCGACGGCTGA
- a CDS encoding aldehyde dehydrogenase family protein, with amino-acid sequence MSVLRPHIEPGSLFIGGTWRDAESKERRDVVDPSTGRVVTTVAEADGADVAAAVAAAREAFDAGPWPRTPARERARVLHRVADLVRERADEIAAVESLDVGKPVSFSRGVDVETVAETYEYYSALAQSLDGATRQVAIPAHAYTRREPIGVVGAITPFNFPLILSTSKVAPALAAGNTIVHKPADETPLSALLMAEILADAGVPAGVVNVVTGSGPVLGEALVRHPGVDKVAFTGSTRVGRLAASTAGEQLKPVTMELGGNAPHIVFEDADVGKAIGAIIKAFVFNTGQFCMGGPRLLVHRSLYDTTLGILADAVPAVPVGDPFDPATVVGPMAGERHVENVERYVKAAVEDGGRIVVGGERLELNGGYYFKPTVIAGLDNDARTVQEEIFGPVLTVQPFDTEEEAIALANSTPYGLAAGLQTSDLTRAHRVAARLDAGIVWVNDWAMLDPAVPFGGVKQSGYGRESGPEALQAYTRTKSVVISLA; translated from the coding sequence ATGAGCGTGCTGCGACCGCACATCGAACCCGGCAGTCTCTTCATCGGTGGAACCTGGCGGGACGCGGAGTCCAAGGAGCGGCGCGACGTCGTCGACCCGTCCACCGGCAGAGTCGTCACCACGGTCGCGGAGGCCGACGGGGCGGATGTCGCCGCCGCGGTGGCCGCCGCCCGCGAGGCCTTCGACGCGGGGCCCTGGCCCCGGACACCGGCCCGCGAGCGCGCCCGCGTGCTGCACCGGGTGGCGGATCTGGTGCGCGAACGGGCGGACGAGATCGCCGCCGTGGAGAGCCTCGACGTCGGCAAGCCCGTCTCGTTCAGCCGGGGGGTGGACGTGGAGACCGTGGCCGAGACGTACGAGTACTACTCGGCGCTGGCGCAGAGCCTCGACGGAGCCACGCGGCAGGTCGCCATACCCGCCCACGCCTACACCCGCAGGGAGCCCATCGGCGTGGTGGGAGCGATCACCCCGTTCAACTTCCCGTTGATTCTGAGCACGTCGAAGGTCGCCCCCGCGCTGGCGGCCGGCAACACCATCGTCCACAAACCGGCCGACGAGACCCCCCTCAGCGCGCTGCTGATGGCGGAGATACTCGCCGACGCCGGCGTTCCCGCGGGAGTGGTGAACGTCGTCACCGGCAGCGGCCCCGTCCTGGGTGAGGCACTGGTGCGTCACCCAGGCGTCGACAAGGTCGCCTTCACCGGGTCGACGAGGGTCGGCCGCCTGGCGGCGAGCACGGCCGGCGAACAACTCAAGCCCGTCACCATGGAGTTGGGCGGCAACGCGCCGCACATCGTCTTCGAGGACGCCGACGTCGGGAAGGCGATCGGCGCGATCATCAAGGCCTTCGTCTTCAACACCGGACAGTTCTGCATGGGCGGACCCCGGCTCCTGGTCCACCGGTCCCTGTACGACACCACGCTGGGCATCCTCGCCGACGCGGTTCCGGCGGTCCCCGTCGGCGACCCCTTCGACCCGGCCACCGTCGTCGGACCGATGGCCGGCGAGCGGCACGTGGAGAACGTCGAGCGGTACGTGAAAGCGGCCGTCGAGGACGGCGGCCGCATCGTCGTCGGCGGTGAGCGCTTGGAACTCAACGGCGGTTACTACTTCAAGCCCACCGTCATCGCCGGCCTGGACAACGACGCCCGCACCGTCCAGGAGGAGATCTTCGGCCCGGTGCTGACGGTTCAGCCCTTCGACACCGAGGAAGAGGCGATCGCGCTGGCGAACAGCACGCCGTACGGACTCGCCGCCGGTCTGCAGACCTCCGACCTGACGCGCGCCCATCGGGTCGCCGCGCGACTGGACGCCGGCATCGTCTGGGTCAACGACTGGGCCATGCTCGATCCCGCCGTGCCCTTCGGCGGCGTCAAGCAGTCCGGCTACGGACGCGAATCCGGGCCGGAGGCGCTGCAGGCGTACACGAGGACCAAGTCGGTCGTTATTTCCCTCGCCTGA
- a CDS encoding superoxide dismutase → MTSSLARRQVLGAGIALGATALVGGTAQAAPGTARSWPKEFSLPNGWGPEGVAIGSAPYAYFGSIATGGVYRVNLTNGKGKVVHRGLGRMTVGLKADSWGRLFLAGGSSGELRVVDAHSGALLANHVVAGEGSFVNDVLLTRDAAWFTESFSAQLYKLPLGRKGRIGAPESLTLSGDWVQSGFTSNGISLTPDGSALLVTNAAADGGSLMRVNPRTGVTSKVDLGDTTLPSGDGLVLIGRTLYVVQPNPNQVDVIRLNRSGTRGTAIGVIRDDRFDLPTTAAAYKGQLYLPNSRFTTPDRDENTPYNAVSVPLV, encoded by the coding sequence ATGACAAGCTCTCTCGCACGCAGGCAGGTTCTCGGCGCGGGCATCGCCCTGGGAGCGACCGCCCTGGTCGGCGGTACGGCACAGGCCGCCCCGGGCACCGCCAGATCCTGGCCCAAGGAGTTCTCGCTGCCCAACGGCTGGGGGCCGGAGGGAGTCGCGATCGGCTCCGCGCCGTACGCCTACTTCGGATCGATCGCCACCGGCGGCGTGTACCGGGTGAACCTCACGAATGGCAAGGGCAAGGTGGTCCACCGCGGCCTGGGACGCATGACGGTCGGGCTGAAGGCCGACTCCTGGGGGCGGCTGTTCCTGGCGGGCGGCAGCAGTGGTGAACTGCGGGTCGTCGACGCCCACAGTGGTGCGCTGCTCGCCAACCACGTCGTCGCAGGGGAGGGCAGTTTCGTCAACGACGTCCTGCTCACCCGCGACGCCGCCTGGTTCACCGAGTCGTTCAGCGCACAGCTCTACAAGCTGCCGCTGGGCAGGAAGGGCCGCATCGGCGCCCCGGAGAGCCTCACGCTGAGCGGTGACTGGGTGCAGTCCGGTTTCACGTCCAACGGCATCTCGCTCACCCCCGACGGCAGCGCCCTGCTCGTCACCAACGCGGCCGCGGACGGCGGCTCACTGATGCGCGTCAACCCCCGCACCGGCGTGACCAGCAAGGTCGACCTGGGTGACACAACGCTGCCCAGCGGCGACGGGCTGGTGCTCATCGGCCGCACTCTCTACGTGGTCCAGCCCAACCCCAACCAGGTGGACGTGATCCGGCTCAACCGGTCGGGCACAAGGGGCACTGCGATCGGAGTGATCAGGGACGACCGCTTCGACCTGCCCACTACGGCCGCCGCCTACAAGGGTCAGCTGTACCTTCCCAACTCCCGCTTCACCACCCCGGACCGGGATGAGAACACCCCTTACAACGCGGTGTCCGTGCCGTTGGTGTGA
- a CDS encoding helix-turn-helix domain-containing protein: MSRASEESNRRMLRARDAMDRAYAQPLDVPALARIAHVSEAHFTRTFRTTFGETPHRYLQRRRVERAMFLLRETDRSVTDICFEVGFGSPGTFSRTFRDIVGRSPREYRKEAVPVTVPMCFAKAWMRPSV; this comes from the coding sequence GTGAGCCGAGCTTCCGAAGAGTCCAACCGCCGTATGCTGCGGGCCCGGGACGCCATGGACCGCGCCTACGCGCAGCCGCTGGACGTCCCCGCGCTGGCCCGGATCGCCCATGTGTCCGAGGCGCACTTCACGCGTACCTTCCGGACCACGTTCGGCGAGACACCGCACCGCTATCTCCAGCGCCGCCGGGTCGAGCGGGCGATGTTCCTGCTGCGGGAGACCGACCGCAGCGTGACGGACATCTGCTTCGAGGTCGGCTTCGGCAGCCCGGGGACCTTCAGCCGGACGTTCCGCGACATCGTCGGCCGGTCACCGAGGGAGTACCGCAAGGAAGCCGTGCCCGTGACCGTACCGATGTGTTTCGCGAAGGCGTGGATGCGACCGAGCGTCTGA
- a CDS encoding glyceraldehyde-3-phosphate dehydrogenase: MTVNEDSFTNWKNREEIAESMIPIIGKLHRERDVTVLLHSRSLVNKSVVSILKTHRFARQIAGEELSVTDTLPFLRALTTLDLGPSQIDIGMLAATYRADDRGLSIAEFTAEAVAGATGANKIEGGEGRDVVLYGFGRIGRLVARLLIEKAGSGNGLRLRAIVVRGGGERAAEDIVKRASLLRRDSIHGQFQGTITVDEANSTIVANGNTIKVIYANDPSEVDYTEYGIKNAILIDNTGKWRDREGLSTHLRPGIDKVVLTAPGKGDVPNIVHGVNHDTIKPDEQILSCASCTTNAIVPPLKAMDDEFGVLRGHVETVHSFTNDQNLLDNYHKSDRRGRSAPLNMVITETGAASAVAKALPDLKAPITGSSIRVPVPDVSIAILSLRLGRETDREEVLDYLRDVSLTSPLKRQIDFTNAPDSVSSDFIGSRHASIVDAGATKVDGDNAILYLWYDNEFGYSCQVIRVVQHVSGVEYPTYPAPAV; this comes from the coding sequence GTGACTGTCAACGAGGACTCGTTCACCAACTGGAAGAACCGCGAGGAGATCGCGGAGTCGATGATCCCGATCATCGGGAAGCTGCACCGCGAGCGGGACGTGACGGTCCTGCTGCACAGCCGCTCCTTGGTCAACAAGTCGGTGGTCAGCATCCTGAAGACCCACCGCTTCGCCCGCCAGATCGCCGGTGAGGAGCTCTCGGTCACCGACACCCTGCCGTTCCTGCGGGCCCTCACCACGCTCGACCTCGGCCCCTCCCAGATCGACATCGGCATGCTCGCCGCGACGTACCGGGCCGACGACCGAGGCCTGTCCATCGCGGAGTTCACCGCCGAGGCCGTCGCCGGCGCCACGGGTGCCAACAAGATCGAGGGCGGCGAGGGACGCGACGTCGTCCTCTACGGCTTCGGCCGCATCGGCCGTCTCGTGGCCCGACTGCTGATCGAGAAGGCCGGCTCGGGCAACGGTCTGCGGCTGCGCGCCATCGTGGTGCGCGGGGGCGGCGAGCGGGCCGCCGAGGACATCGTGAAGCGGGCCTCGCTGCTGCGCCGGGACTCCATCCACGGGCAGTTCCAGGGCACGATCACGGTCGACGAGGCGAACAGCACGATCGTCGCCAATGGCAACACCATCAAGGTGATCTACGCGAACGACCCGTCCGAGGTGGACTACACCGAGTACGGCATCAAGAACGCCATCCTCATCGACAACACGGGCAAGTGGCGCGACCGGGAGGGCCTGTCGACGCATCTGCGCCCCGGCATCGACAAGGTCGTCCTCACCGCGCCCGGCAAGGGCGACGTCCCGAACATCGTGCACGGCGTCAACCACGACACGATCAAGCCGGACGAGCAGATCCTGTCCTGCGCGTCCTGTACGACGAACGCGATAGTCCCCCCGCTGAAGGCGATGGACGACGAGTTCGGCGTACTGCGCGGCCACGTGGAGACCGTCCACTCGTTCACCAACGACCAGAACCTGCTGGACAACTACCACAAGTCCGACCGCCGTGGCCGCTCAGCGCCGCTCAACATGGTCATCACCGAGACGGGTGCCGCCTCGGCCGTCGCCAAGGCGCTGCCCGACCTGAAGGCGCCGATCACAGGCAGCTCGATCCGCGTCCCCGTCCCGGACGTCTCGATCGCGATCCTCAGCCTGCGCCTGGGCCGTGAGACCGACCGCGAGGAGGTCCTCGACTACCTCCGCGATGTCTCGCTGACCTCGCCGCTCAAGCGCCAGATCGACTTCACCAACGCGCCCGACTCGGTCTCCAGCGACTTCATCGGCTCCCGGCACGCCTCGATCGTCGACGCCGGCGCCACCAAGGTCGACGGCGACAACGCGATCCTCTACCTCTGGTACGACAACGAGTTCGGCTACTCCTGCCAGGTCATCCGCGTCGTCCAGCACGTCTCCGGGGTGGAGTACCCGACGTACCCGGCTCCGGCGGTCTGA
- a CDS encoding nuclear transport factor 2 family protein codes for MHPFRKAVESGDLDAVAALLADDVVFTSPVTFKPYPGKAITAAILRGVLRVFEDFTYIREIANSDGRDHAFVFTATVAGKQLQGCDFLHFDDDGKIDEFTVMVRPLSAAQALGEAMGAQFEQIAREAAEQ; via the coding sequence ATGCATCCCTTCCGCAAGGCCGTCGAGAGCGGCGACCTGGACGCCGTGGCCGCTCTGCTGGCCGACGACGTCGTCTTCACCAGCCCCGTCACCTTCAAGCCTTACCCGGGCAAGGCGATCACCGCGGCGATCCTGCGCGGCGTGCTCCGGGTCTTCGAGGACTTCACCTACATCCGTGAGATCGCCAATTCCGACGGCCGCGATCACGCCTTCGTCTTCACCGCCACCGTCGCCGGCAAGCAGCTCCAGGGATGCGACTTCCTGCACTTCGACGACGACGGAAAAATCGACGAGTTCACGGTGATGGTGCGCCCGCTCTCCGCCGCCCAGGCGCTCGGCGAGGCCATGGGCGCCCAGTTCGAGCAGATCGCCCGAGAGGCCGCCGAACAGTAA